The following DNA comes from Chryseobacterium gallinarum.
TTTTGGATTTATATGGTTGTTGTAATTATTACTTCAATTTTATTTTATCAATTTATTGAAAAACCATCGAGAGACTATCTGAAAAAGTTGAATATCAGATAAAAATTTTTATTTTTGTAATAAAGTAAACACAATTATGGAAATCAAAAAGATTCCCGGTACATATGCAATATATGTATTATTTAAAAGTTCAATACTACAGGATTCTTCCCAAAGACATCAAAAGAGCGGGTGGGCGGTAGCTGGAAACAGAGCACAGCCTAATTAATACAATAAAAAATCATGTATGTACAGAACGTTTTCCGAGCTTAAAAAAGACCTCCGCAAAAATATTCAGCAGCTTAAAAAAGTGAAAGTAGCTTTATTGGGTGATACAGCAACTCAGTTTTTGAATATTGCTTTAAAAGGAACAGCTATTAATGAAGGCATTAACTTTGAAATCTTTGAAGCGGATTTCGGACAGGTATCTCGCCAGATTTTGGATCCTTCATCAGAATATTATGAATTTGATGCAGATTATACCATCATTTTCGAGTCCTCCCATAAATTGTTAGGCCAATATTATAAATTTTCAGGATCGCAGAATGCTTTTGCTGAAAATAAGATCAATTATATTGCAGAACTTTATCGCACCATCCAAAGCAGAACAAAAAGCAGGGTGATTTATTGTAATTTTCCTGGAATCAACAATCAGATTTTTGGAAACTTTTCAACGAAAGTAGAATCTTCTTTTATTTTTCAGCAAAATAAACTTAATTATCTCCTTTCGGCAGAATTGGCCATTAAAAATGATAATTTCTTCATTGCAGATTTACTTTCCATCCAGAATAAATGGGGACGGGATTTCATGTTTTCGCCCAACATCTATATCAATACAGAAATGGTTCTTTCTTTAGATGCTCTTCCTGTTGTAGCACATCATATGGTAAGTATTATTTCTTCATTGGAAGGGAAATTTAAAAAATGTCTTATTCTTGATCTGGATAATACGACATGGGGCGGAATTATTGGAGATGATGGTCTTGAAAAAATTCAAATCGGAAGTTTAGGCATTGGAAAAGCATTTACAGAATTCCAGCATTGGGTAAAGGCCCTTCAAAAAAGAGGGATAATCATAGCTGTTTGTAGTAAAAATGATGAAGATAAGGCGAAAGAACCGTTCGAAAAACACCCGGATATGGTTCTTAAATTGGATGATATAGCTGTGTTTGTAGCCAATTGGGAAAATAAGGCAGATAATATCAGGAAAATCCAGCAGATTTTGAATATAGGATTTGATTCCATGGTATTCTTGGATGATAATCCGTTTGAAAGAAATATTGTAAGGGAAAATCTTCCGGAGGTTTGTGTGCCGGAACTTCCAGAGGATCCTGCTGAATATCTGGAATATTTATACAGTTTAAATCTTTTTGAAACCGCCAGTTTTTCAGAAAATGACACTGAAAGAACAAAGCAATACCAGGTGGAAGCGCAACGTGTCATTGCCCTGGAAAGTTTTACCAATGTGGAAGACTTTCTTAAAAGTATGAATATGGTGTCTGATGTACAGGCTTTCAATAGTTTTTCAAAGCCAAGGGTATCTCAGTTAACACAGCGTTCCAATCAGTTTAATTTGAGAACAATAAGATATACAGAGCAGGATATCGAAAATTTAATGTCTTCTGATGATCATCATACCATTTCTTTCACACTGGAAGATAAATATGGTGACAACGGATTGATCTGTGTCATTGTTCTTGAAAAGAAAAATGAAGAGACACTTTTCATTGATACCTGGCTGATGAGCTGCCGGGTATTGAAACGGGGAATGGAAGATTTTACGCTGAACACTATTGTGGACATTGCTCAAAAAAACGGGTATAAATATATTGTGGGGGAATATCTTCCTACCGCTAAAAACCAAATGGTAAAAGACCATTATGAGAAGTTAGGATTTACTGAACAAGAGGGAAGATGGATATTGAATGTAGATGATTATCAACAAAAAGAAGTTTTCATTAGCACCAAATAAATATGGAAATTGAACATTTAATTGAAAGTATTGCAGCTAAAAATACCATTCATGGTAAAAAGCTCCAGAAAAATTTCTTGTCTTTAAAAGAGGAGAATAACTATATATCTGATTTTAATACCTTTATTAAAAAGTATAAAGATATTCTTGAGAAAAAGAATCTATCCTTTGATGATTCAATCAATTATTACCTTAAAATGATTAGTGATTTTAATGAAGAAATGCTTGATTTTACGAGGACTGGCCAATATAGAAATACATCATTTGAAGAAGTAAATAAAGCAATGTATGATAATCCAGATGTTATGGTTTCTCATATGCATGGGTTGTTGCTCTCTCAATTCTTATGGAAACATCATTATTTTGTTTATCATTATTTTAAAAGTAATATAGAAAAATATTCACCAATAAATTCTTATTTTGAAATTGGGGCGGGACATGGTCTTTATTTTGAAGCCGCAATGGAAAAAATAGGAATGGATAATTGTACTTTTGAGGCTCTGGATATTAGCGAATCTTCTTTGGAACTTACAAAAAGTTTAATAAAAAACGATAAAGTTATTTATCATCTTAAAAATATATTTGATTATACGGATCAAGACGGAAAGAAAGATTTTATCACCATGGGTGAGGTTCTGGAGCATGTTGAAGATCCTTTATCATTACTGAAAAAAGTAAAAGATTTAATAAAACCAGAAGGAACAATTTTTATTACAACGCCAACCAATGCACCTTCTATAGACCATATTTATTTGTTTAACAATGTTCAGGAGATTCGGGATTTGATTCATGAGGCTGGATTGGAGATCGTTGATGAAAATAGCTTTGCCAGTGAGGATATTGATATTGAAAAAGCTGAGAAAAGAAAAATTGCCATCATGTATGCCTCATTTTTGAAAATAAAACAGAAATAAATAATTCAAACATAATACTAC
Coding sequences within:
- a CDS encoding HAD-IIIC family phosphatase codes for the protein MYRTFSELKKDLRKNIQQLKKVKVALLGDTATQFLNIALKGTAINEGINFEIFEADFGQVSRQILDPSSEYYEFDADYTIIFESSHKLLGQYYKFSGSQNAFAENKINYIAELYRTIQSRTKSRVIYCNFPGINNQIFGNFSTKVESSFIFQQNKLNYLLSAELAIKNDNFFIADLLSIQNKWGRDFMFSPNIYINTEMVLSLDALPVVAHHMVSIISSLEGKFKKCLILDLDNTTWGGIIGDDGLEKIQIGSLGIGKAFTEFQHWVKALQKRGIIIAVCSKNDEDKAKEPFEKHPDMVLKLDDIAVFVANWENKADNIRKIQQILNIGFDSMVFLDDNPFERNIVRENLPEVCVPELPEDPAEYLEYLYSLNLFETASFSENDTERTKQYQVEAQRVIALESFTNVEDFLKSMNMVSDVQAFNSFSKPRVSQLTQRSNQFNLRTIRYTEQDIENLMSSDDHHTISFTLEDKYGDNGLICVIVLEKKNEETLFIDTWLMSCRVLKRGMEDFTLNTIVDIAQKNGYKYIVGEYLPTAKNQMVKDHYEKLGFTEQEGRWILNVDDYQQKEVFISTK
- a CDS encoding class I SAM-dependent methyltransferase; its protein translation is MEIEHLIESIAAKNTIHGKKLQKNFLSLKEENNYISDFNTFIKKYKDILEKKNLSFDDSINYYLKMISDFNEEMLDFTRTGQYRNTSFEEVNKAMYDNPDVMVSHMHGLLLSQFLWKHHYFVYHYFKSNIEKYSPINSYFEIGAGHGLYFEAAMEKIGMDNCTFEALDISESSLELTKSLIKNDKVIYHLKNIFDYTDQDGKKDFITMGEVLEHVEDPLSLLKKVKDLIKPEGTIFITTPTNAPSIDHIYLFNNVQEIRDLIHEAGLEIVDENSFASEDIDIEKAEKRKIAIMYASFLKIKQK